GATAACATTCACAGGAAGTCGCTTCCAAGTCTGACCGATTCAGGATAGTAATTCTGCCACGACTATAGTGGATTATTCCCGCCTTGCTGAGGGTGCCTGCAGCCACTGTGACGCCAGAGCGCCGTGTACCAAGCATTTGGGCGATAAATTCCTGAGTGAGAGCAAACGTGTTTGACGGCATACGGTCAGAGACTATCAACAGCCACCGGGCGAGTCGTTCTTCTATTGTATGGAGACGGTTGCAAACAGCTGTTTGCGAGACCTGGGTGAACAGTACTTGCGTATAACGTAACAGCAGACTTTGAAGTGAAGCACCTCGGTTGAACTCGGTTTTGAGATGTTCTGTCTCCATCCTCATGGCAGTGTTTGCAATCTGCACAAACGCGGTGGTAGTTGTGGTGTTACCGCCCCAAATTACGGGAAGACCCACCATGCCTTCATTGCCTACCACACCGACTTCGACCGTCGAGCCGTCTGACTGGGTGGAGACCAAAGAAACTATTGCCTGATGGGGAAAATAGACGTGTTTAATTGGTTCGCCAGACTCGTAGAGCACTTGCTTGAGTGAGAGCGTAACGAAATCCAGGTGAGGAATAAGGCGTTGGTATTCTGAAGCAGGTAGAGCGGCGAGTAGCCGATTTTCTATCGGCAAATTGAGATGGTTAGACACCAACATTGGGAGCCTCCTTGGCTTAACAGTGCTTAGAAAAGCAACTAATGGCACAAGGAGAGGAGGCAATAACTCAATCTCAATATGTCATCTAGTAAATCTTTTGGCAAAAAACGAGACTTTTAGTAGCTTATGTAGTATGTACAAAGGCTTGTAATGAACTTTATCTCTTGTTGTGTAAAATTTTTCGCAATACTCTTGCTGATTAACTTTCCTTTATTACAACTGTAAACCCTGTGATATCACCCAAAGCTATTGCGACCCTGACTAATAACAAAGGTTAAACTAAGAAAACCCCTGCAATAGTACACGGCAAGAGAGCAGGTGCAGGGGGATGGCTACTATTAACATTGGTTCCTTTATCTTTTCAGTTTCGCTTAGTGACAGTTGGTATTGTAAGACCTATAGGCAGATCTAACTATTAAGCTTTTGTGTGAGCATCGACACACTGCTAAGTGTTTATAGTCAATCAAAGTTCTCACAACCAATTCAACAATTGAAAGCTTACAGCAAATTTCAACTTGGTGAGGTACAAAAATTACCCCCCTCTGTCCCCCCGATGCCTTGGGGGGATGAAAGGGGGGTGTACCTCATTAGACTGAGAAAGGCTATAATGTCACATTCTCATTTCTCCCAACATCGTAGGTCGCATTGTCACTATTTTGTGACACCCGTCACCACTCACTGGTTACTGGTCACTGGTCACTGGTCACTGATTCAGCCCCAAATCAACAGCGATACGATGAGCACAAGCAAACCCAGAAAATGCCACTGCGTTTAAACCCTGACCGGGAAACGTACTATCTCCCACACAATAAAGCCCTGAAATTGATGTTCTGTTGAAAGGCATTCCCAACAACCCTCGCAACTTCTGTCGGGGGATTGGTCCATAAGTACCATCATCACGACCTAAAAAGCGACGATGGGTTTTAGGAGTCCCCACCTCTAAATAATCCAAACCTGCATTTAACCCTGGAAAAATCTTTTCCAAACGATTAATTATTCTCCAAGCCGCCTGTTCTTTGTTTGCGTCATACTCACTTGCTGATAAACCCAGCCAGTCATCAATCCAGGAAGGTGTAAAAGAGTGAATGATGTGATATCCAGAAGGTGCTAACTCTGGGTCAAGCAACGTTGGAATCGACACAAATACAGTTCCTTCTGTCGCTGTCATCTTTTCCCAGTTTTCTAGCAAAATGTGATGGCACTCTGTCCCTGAAGGCAAAACTTCCGCTTTTACTCCCATATGCAAATTTAGAAAACTAGGTGACTTCTGATAGCGTTGCTGCCATCTTTTTTCATTAGAAGGAATTTCTTGTTGATTTAGTAATTTCTCAAAGGTATCCCATCGTGTAGCGTTTGAGACAATTCGTTTAGCACGATACACTTGACCGTTAGTGAGTTGTACACCCACAGCTTGTTTATTTTCTATGAGAATTTTCGAGACCTTGGCTTGATATTGAATTTGTCCTCCTGCTTTAATCAACCCTTCTGCTAATTTTTGAGCAATTTGTCCTACCCCACCTTTAGGATAATTGACACCTCCGTAGTGTCTATCTGAAAAAACCATTCCAGCATTAATCATGGGTGTCATCTGAGCAGGTACTACTGACCAGCAATAGCACTCTATATCAAGAAATCTTAACAATTGGGGGTCTTTAATATAACGCTTTGCCACATCCCCAACATTTTGAGGTAGATATTTTGCTAAACCAAGACACGCCAAAGGCTTCTGAAAAAAACTGCGAAGTAAATACCGGGGTTCCTCCAATGACAGCAACTCCATACTATTGAGACAATGAAAGACTCGCCAACATTCATCATAAAATTGACGAATTCCTTTGCTCTCATGTGGAAAGTACGCAGTTAGATTTTGCAAAAATTCTTCATAAATGCGGTCAACTTTAATATCCAAACCTTCTGGTAAATGATAGTGAATTTGAACCGGATCGGGAATCACCTCTAAGTTAACATTGACAGATTGTAAGGCACGTGCAAGCAAGTTAGTCGTTCCTTTTTGCCCGAATCCAAATATCATAGATGCCCCAACATCAAATCGATAGCCCTCCCTCTCAAAATAACCAGCGCTACCCCCAGGGATTAAATATTGTTCCAGTAACAGCACTCTAGCACCCTTAACTGCTAATTGAGTTGCTGTTACTAAACCGCCTATTCCAGATCCAATAACTATGACATCCATATAATTGTTAGTGGTTAGTGGTTAGTGGTTAGTGGTAACTACTAACTAAATAACAAAAAAGAGGGACAAGCCAGACGAACCCTGACCAATCCCGTTTGCCGATCCTTAAAGAGAGGAGAACACTGAACAACAATATAACCTTGATTGAGAATTGCTGTCAACTACTAATGCAAAAATTTATCAACAAAAAACAAAGTAGTTGTCATAGTAGAAACCCTTCGTGCCACGCTATGTGCAAGGCACAGGCGTTCGCGTTCGCCATCAGGGCTGGACTCACTAGGTGAAAGCTTAAAGGCTGGAGTGCGATTTGGTTGTCAAATATGCTAAAATATTCATATCAGTACAAGATTTAAAAACCTACCCCCGGACTGGGGGAAAGTCTACGCCCGAAACAACCTTGAGGAGACATCAGCACCCCCTTGTGGGAAAAGTGTTGAGCCTGGGAACCTGAGCAATCAGGATATTAAGATAGCGATGTCTTAAGAATCTCTCAGCCTTGAGGCTGGAGATCGTCAAGATGTTTCGGTCGTTACTTATTAGAAAAAGCGGCTATTTCCGGCTATGACGCTACAATTGCGCGTATACGTTCCCCCTCATCCTCTGATAAAGCACTGGTTGGCAGTTGCTCGTGATGCTGGAACCCCCTCGGTGCTGTTTCGCAGTGCGATGACGGAGTTAGGACGGTGGCTGACTTATGAAGCAGCTCGAGAATGGTTGCCAACTCAAGAAACAACAGTGCAGTCTCCCTTAGATTCCTGTCCGGCAACTCTGATAGATCCAACAGTACCTGTGGCAGTAGTACCAATTCTACGAGCCGGACTGGGGTTACTGGAAGGGGCGCAAACAGTTCTGCCCCTAGCATCAATTTATCATTTAGGATTGGTGCGAGATGAAGAAACTTTACAACCTCTGTGTTACTTAAATAAGTTGCCAAAAAAATTTCAATCGCAAACGCGAGTGTTGGTTACCGATCCAATGCTCGCAACGGGTGGATCTATCATGGCGGCTATGGCAGAATTAACACAACGCGGTGTCGATCCAACTCAGGTTCGGATTATTAGCGTAGTTGCAGCTCCACCAGCTTTGCAAAAATTGAATGATGCTTATCCTGGCTTAATTGTTTACACGGCCACCATCGATCAAATGGTCAACGATCGCGGTTTCATTGTACCAGGTTTGGGAGATGCAGGCGATCGCATCTTTGGAACATAAGCTAGTATGCACGTAGGGGCAGTGACAAGTAACCAGTGACCAGTGCATAATAACTGTTTTGATGAAATCGTAATTATCTGCCAATACCTGTTAATATATCCTAATACTAACAGGTATGGGAGATGAATAAGGTATACAATCCGAGACTTGTTAACATACCTGTTAAAAGCAGTTAGTATCTTAAATATAAACAGATTTCAATTTAAGGAGGTGATACAACCTGGTGAAAAAGAAAAAACCTTTAATAGCAAGACTAACTACTATTAGTAAATCAAAAGTCAAGTCGGGTAAACCGGATTTTCAGCGCCGGGTTGGAATCGAAGCGAAATTACCTCAAATCTCAGAAGCTCTGCTGCTTGAAGACATGAGTTATTATTACGGCTCATATCAAAGAACAGCTTTAAATCTACTTCAATCCGGGAAGTCTGATTCAGAGGTCGAGAAGATTCTTCAATCACGTTTTGGGATTGCTTGGGCATGGGCTGATAGTATAGCAACATTAGCTAAGTCAACTTATGACCAGTTGCAAACAGCAAAGCAAAATCGAATTGAATTGTTGTCATCCGATCTTAAATCTGGCTGGAAGTATTTTCAAGAAGAAATAGAGAAACTCGAACAAAGTATTACTAAGTTTAACGGCAAGCCTCAACAGTACAAGCGGATCAATAAAAAGTTGTTAGGCTTGAAGTCTAAGGCTCTGAGGCTGAAACGCAAACAGAAAGAGTTAGATGCTCTTGGTAGCTATTGACAGGTTATTTGAAGGTGATAACTGTAAAGGAGAGTAAGGTGGTAAGGATATGAGTCAGCAAGATGGTTTTGCAAGTGGTTTTCTAACCGGAGCAATTGTTGGTAGCGTAGTAGGTGGGCTTGTGGGTGCGCTTGTTGCTTACAAACGAGAACCTGAAGAATTACCAGAAGAAGAGCGTCAGTTAAACTCTAGCGCAACAGAAGTTAAAAAAGCAGCGAAAAAGCGTCCTATCAAAGCTTCTGAAGAAGACAGCATGGAGATGGAGATGGCACGGCGATCTCTAGAAGATAAAATTGCTCAGCTCAATGCCACGATTGATGAAGTGCGTCAGCAATTGGGAAATGTGAATGGCAATGCCAATCAACCCATTAACGACCGTTCCCCTCAATACAGTGACCAGTGACCAGTGACCAGTGACCATGACAAATAAGATCTGGAAACTGAACGCGGATAATTGTAATTGCACGCGCTGAAATAAAAGATAAATTAGAATCAAGGATAACACCGCTTTTAACACTCAACAGGAAACTGACCCATCCATGAATCTACTGATCAGCACACTCTATCAATTCGTACAGATTTATAGTATCTTACTGATTATCAGAGTCCTCTTGTCATGGTTCCCTAACATCAGTTGGGGTAGCCAGCCATTTGCAGCCCTCAGCCAAATCACAGACCCTTACCTCAATCTCTTCCGTTCCATAATTCCCCCCTTGGGTGGAATGGACTTTTCTCCACTATTGGCTTTTCTACTGCTTAACGTTTTGAGTTCTTTGCTTATGTCTCTAACACGCTTTTCCATTGTCGGTTAAGTTTGGCAACTGCTTCCAGAGACATCTCAAAAAGCAATGTAGAGACTAGCCATGCTTAGTCTCTATTAAGAATTGTATACAATGCACAATTAATTTCTGGAGATGTTTATTTAGAGACGATTGCCAAAAAACCGTCTCTACTTTTTTGTAATTGGTCACTGGTCACTGGTCACTGGTCACTGGTCACTGGTCACTGGTCACTGGTCACTGGTCACTGGTCACTCCTCCCTACTTCCGAATTTGAGCGCTGAACCCTGCTGCCTTAAATTGCTTGAGCTTTAAAGGTAAGGGCTGATTCGCGGCTACAGAAATTCGCAATTCAAAATTACTGACACCAGGTGGAATTTCATCAATAGACCCAAGGCGCGTGCGGTTTTGCATTACTGGATCGTTGTTAACATCATAAATACGACCAAAAATATCCGCATCGTAGACGGTCTTGTTTGTGTCATTTCGAGCTTTGCCTGTGACAATAAAGCAGTTTGCTGCCATTGTCGTTCCACCACTTGTCACAGATCCTTGTGCTAGTTCTCCTGGACACTGTTGGTAGGAGAGATCGTATAGCTTAACCTGTGTCAGTGCTTCAGCGAAAGGGGTAAATGTCCATGACAGTACTGAAATGATACAAAAAACAAGAATAACTGTGAGCGATCGCAACAGCATAAAAGACACCGTGGATAAGGTAGAATCATAGGCTACATCTATCTCAGCTTACAAGAATTTCGCTCTAGAGGTATTGAAGACTTCTTTTTTAATTTTGTAATAATTATTAAATAAGTTCTCAGCAACTCGCTGAGGGTTCAATCAAGTCATCCATTACTGTACCACCTATGAGTCCAGATGAGATTCAAGTAGCCTTGCAAGCAGCGTTTTATCGTTGCGATGCAGCTAGCTGTCCTCTCACCGACACACAGAAGGAGATCCTACTACAAGTAGTAGAGAAAGTTAAGGGAAACTCTCAACTAGATGTGTCAGATGTGTTAAATCCGTTAGACGAACTTACACAAGAGGAGATACACGCACTGTTAGAATTTGTTAAGTCTCAAGAAGAACAAAACCTTTCGTGGAAAGCACAGCTACTGAACGATTGGCTGCTTGAAAATGACTCAGGTGCAGTACAGTTTATTCGCGATCGCTATGGCTTACAGTGGTTAAATCGCGTCGAAGATTGTCACTTTCAAAAGTATGTTTATGAGGATGCGCCAAAGCTAAGAGTTGGCGATCGCATTGAAGTGTGTAATGCTCTGTGGGAGTGGGTACAAGACGATGGCCCTTGCAGTCGTCAATGGTATAAGTGTACTATTATTCGGATTGATGAAACGAATGATAGTAGTGGTTCGTCAACAAATTGCATTATTCGCTTCAACACTGGAGAAGAATACGAAATTCAAGGAATCTATGAATGGAATCGTTATTATTGGCGGATTGGGGAATAGGGAATGGGGAGAGGGGAATAGGGAATAGATGGTATTTTCCTCCTACTCCCTACTCCCTACTCCCTTCCCCCTAATTTATCGGCTCAATAGCCGCTCTTAAACCATTGTTGTTAAATATTTTCACCATACTATCGGCGTTGTAACGAGTGCTGAAAATGCCCGCTTGCATAACATCACGACCTCGCCAGAGAGTCCGAAAAGCACCAGGTGCGAGAAACTTTACTAATTCTTGGTCTTTACCATTCTCTATCTCAACGATCACCCGGTAACGTAAATTGATTTGACCTTCTTGGGCTGGTGATGACGCAGCTGCGTTGTAAACTGTTGCTGAGGAGTTTCGAGCGGGTGCTTTTCGCCTACCGCGACTGTTGCCTATGGGAATATTGGTATTGGGAACTGGCAAAAGTGCTGACTCACCTACAGGGGATGCGTCTAAACCGGGCATTGACGTTGCTTGAGACCTTGCTCTTTGCACTGGTGCAGGTGCAAGTACGGTATTTGACACTTGGTAATCTGCTTGGGGTGCAGCAAACTCGATAGTATTGGGAGAAATTCGTGTATAATTTGATGGTGATGTCTCTGAAGAATTATTGACTGGTAGTTGAGTGGTTCTGCTTGGGAAAGATGCTGGTTGATGTATAATTGTTCTGGGTAAAGGTTGCCCTCGATATCCTGTCTTGAAAGGGGTTAGGGAGTAGGGGGTAGGGGGTAGAGAAGAGGGATTTTCATACTTGGTTGTGGGCGATTGCCGCCCATTGATGGCTGTCTGTACATTAGGCGCGAGTATCTCGGTACTTCTAGGTAAGGGTTGACGATTTACGGGAATTGTCGAAAGTGGGTAATTCCCCAAAGATCCTGCTCCCCTGCTTCCCTGCTCCTCTGTATAATTGGCTTCTCCTCCAAGCCCCCGCGTGCCTGCATCTGCGATCGCTACATTACCTGTAAAATCAACTTTACCAGCAATGCGGGTTTGATTTATTTTGTTACCAAAAGCTGGAAAAATTTCTTTGGCGGCACTAGCATTGATGTCGTAGCGAGTGTTGTTGCGAAACTCGTTACCTCCAGGTTCGGAGTTGCTTCCCAAGTTGGGGACTGCTAGAGCAAGAGCGACCAACCCGTCTTCTTTGCTACCCTGGATGAGATTATTTCGCAATACAGGGCGAGCCTTAGCTTGTACGACAACACCAACTCTATTGTACTGAACCTGGTTACCTACTATAACTGGCTGAGAGTTTTGAGCAATGTTAATGCCAAAACCCGTTTGTTGAAAAACGTTTTCTCGTACCTGGGGGCGGGAGGAACCAGAAATTGTGATTCCATTTGCTCCATTTTCATAAAAGAAATTATTCCGAATAACAGGCGCACTGTTGCCTGTGACAATAATCCCATCTTGGGTACTGCCAGTAAAAGTATTTTCTGCAATTAACGGATTACTATATTCAATCCACAAACCATAACCGCGTGGATTGGTATTGGTGAGTGTCACGCCAGTCAAGCCGGCTTGGTTTGCACCCACAATAGTGACGTTTTGTCCTCCAAAGGTACGGCTGAGGTAATTACCGCCTCCGGTAATTACAATACCACGACCTTTGTTGCGATTGTCCCCTTGAATTGACACATTTGGTTTGAGAACTAAAGGAAACTTTTCTCCTGTCTCAGCACTGTAGGTTCCTTTTGAGAGCATAATAACTGTATTGGAACCAGCAACTTGTAGTGCTTGAGTAATTGTTTTGAAAGGAGCGTTTTCACCCCCGTTTCCTACTTTGTCATCTCCGATACTTGGGTTGACAAAGAGTACATTTACCTGCGACATTGTTTGGACACCGAGTTGCCCTCCATTTCTAATTTCGGTGGGGGGGATCTGAGCCAGAGCAGCTTTTCGGGTTGCATCTAGCAACCCCATAAATGCTACTCCCATGCTAACGGTACACAATAAAATTGAAGAACGAAGCACTGACATTATTGATACATGAATGGAAGAATGTGGCTTGTGGCTCTTAGTGATTGACTTTGCTGGTAGGGCGTATGTCCAAAAAGGCTTGTTGATAATGTGGGGGCAATTCACTTTTACAAACTCCTTTGACTAACTAGCACTTTCTATACTTCTTTAGACGTAGTTATGACCATAATGTTACTCGTATGTTGACCAAATGGGGATTTTTGATACAAAGTAATTTAAGAAAGAACTTATTGAAATACAAAGAATATTACGAATATGAAAGAGGTTGGCTGTTACGATGAAAACACGAATGGGGTTGTTGTAATGGTCAAAGCCCACAACCAAAAAGAACATATTCAGCAGGTTGTTTACCGGATACTGGATGCCAATTTGGATCGAGCTCGCGAGGGCTTGCGTATCATTGAGGAATGGTGTCGCTTTGGCTTGAATAGCGCCCAACTGGTTGGGGAATGTAAAAAAGAGCGACAAGAATTGGCAAGTTGGCACACTGCTGAATTGCGGGCGGCGCGAAACACTCCTGACGACCCCGGAACGGCTCTGACTCACCCTCAAGAGGAAGAACGCACGGACATTAAGTCGTTGTTACAAGCAAATTTTTGCCGGGTGCAAGAAGCTTTGAGGGTCATAGAAGAGTACTCTAAGCTTTATAACCCCAATATGGGGAAAGCTTTTAAGCAGATGCGCTATCGTATTTATACCCTAGAAAGTGGTCTGATGGGATATCAGAGGCAGCAACTTTTATTGCGATCGCATCTGTATCTAGTCACCTCCCCAAGTGAAAAGTTATTGGAAACTGTGGAAGCTGCTCTCAAAGGAGGATTAACTCTAGTGCAGTACCGCGATAAAGTAGCCGATGATACTAAGCGTCTGGAGCAAGCTCAGAAATTGCGGCAGCTATGCAACTCCTACGGTGCTATTTTTATTATCAATGACCGAGTGGATTTGGCTTTGGCAGTCGATGCAGATGGAGTGCATCTCGGACAACAAGATTTACCTGTTGCTGTTGCTCGTCAATTACTCGGCCCTCACCGCTTGATAGGTCGTTCTACCACAAATTTACAAGAAATGCAAGCAGCTATTGCTGATAGTGCAGATTACATCGGTGTCGGACCAGTTTATGAAACTCCTACAAAGGAAGGCAAGCCAGCTGCTGGGTTAGAATATGTCAGCTATGCTGCTAAAAATTGTCCTATACCCTGGTTTGCTATAGGTGGGATCGATACAAGCAACATCAATGACGTTATCAATGCTGGAGCAAATCGTGTAGCTGTGGTACGCAGCCTCATAGAAGCGGAACAACCCACCTTGGTGACACAATTTTTTATCTCTCAGTTGACCAATCGTGTGAGACCAGAAAATGGTAAGCCCTATATCTGACTCAATTACACTTCAGGTGAATGGCGAAAACCGCAATTGCCTGTCTCAAACTGCTTTACCGGATTTACTCCAACAATTGGGGTTTAATCCTCGTTTGGTTGCAGTAGAATACAACGGTGAAATTTTACACCGCCAATTTTGGTCTGAGACGAGAATGAAAGAGGGAGATCGCATTGAGGTAGTTACCATAGTTGGTGGTGGCTAAGTTCACAAACTCGAGTAGTGAGACTCACCGAATGTAGAGCGATCGATGAAGGGTTTTCCGACCAGCCAATTGTTTCCCTTTGCGTCCCATTGCTTCGCGCAAGTTCCGATCCTGACAAAGACGCTTAAACCCTTGGAAAACTTCGTACCCGGAGTTGGGATCGACGAGAATGCCATTGTTCTCATGGTAAACGATATCTGACACGCTCCCCAAACGAGAGGCGATCGCGGGCTTACCAAAGTAAGCTGCTTCCAAGCAAGCCATGCTGCCACCACCAAAAGAGGATAACTTATTATTATCGCATAAACTCAGCATTGCGAATATATCGCAAGCTGCATAATAACTTGTTAATTCCCGGTCTGAGACATACCCAGCAAAATGAACCCGCCTCTGTACCCGCAAACGATGTGCCAAAGATTTCAGTTCAGACTCATAAGAACCTCGCCCGCACAAGATGTAGTAAACGTCAATCCCACAAGTTAACAAGAGTGTTAAGTTTTCAATAACGCGGTCAAAGCCTTTACGCTTCGTCAACTGTCCTACTGAAAGAATGACCACTGCTGTCTCTGGAATTTTATATCCAGACCGGAGGTGGGCGCGTAAATCTTCAACGCTATCTAGAGTTGTAACACCAAATTTTTCTCCTCTTACCGCAGGCTTGATGGCGTGGGTAGGTGTATGAAAATGGAAATGAGTCGTCAAGAAATCTTGCGTACAAGAACTACTACATACAATCCCTTGCACTCGGTTTAATGTAAGTTCAAACAGAGGGCGTAATATAGGGTGACGTGATAGACCAAGAACATCTTGACCATGTAGATAGATGAAACAGCGAACGGGGAGGAGGTAGCTTAAGAGCAACAGACAAAGAAAATGGTAGCCATGACCCCATTCAATATAGCGGTAGTGATAGCGAAAGTAGAGTTTAATGGCTAGTACAAATGACCAGACCATATTGAAGAGAGTTTGCACCCCTCTGCCCAAAAAACTACCACACCATAGGCGGGAAATAGGCCAGCGATATATGGGAAACCGTTGAGATTTATCAAACAAGCGATCCCCGGTGCAACTAGCTGTTAAAACAATCACTCGTTCTGGATCTTGCAGACAACGATTGTAAACATACTCTTCAATTCCTCCTTCTTGCGGCTGAAAGGAACGAGATATGACCAGGATGTCCGGGTAAGATGCAGCTTTGGCTCTACTAGTTGGGGCGCTTATTCGTGAAATATTTTCCATCAGGCATCTGAATAACTCAACATCAGGAAAGCTGAAAAACGAGATACT
This genomic interval from Scytonema hofmannii PCC 7110 contains the following:
- a CDS encoding Crp/Fnr family transcriptional regulator, which codes for MLVSNHLNLPIENRLLAALPASEYQRLIPHLDFVTLSLKQVLYESGEPIKHVYFPHQAIVSLVSTQSDGSTVEVGVVGNEGMVGLPVIWGGNTTTTTAFVQIANTAMRMETEHLKTEFNRGASLQSLLLRYTQVLFTQVSQTAVCNRLHTIEERLARWLLIVSDRMPSNTFALTQEFIAQMLGTRRSGVTVAAGTLSKAGIIHYSRGRITILNRSDLEATSCECYHLVKAECERLLGNGLRA
- the crtH gene encoding carotenoid isomerase; amino-acid sequence: MDVIVIGSGIGGLVTATQLAVKGARVLLLEQYLIPGGSAGYFEREGYRFDVGASMIFGFGQKGTTNLLARALQSVNVNLEVIPDPVQIHYHLPEGLDIKVDRIYEEFLQNLTAYFPHESKGIRQFYDECWRVFHCLNSMELLSLEEPRYLLRSFFQKPLACLGLAKYLPQNVGDVAKRYIKDPQLLRFLDIECYCWSVVPAQMTPMINAGMVFSDRHYGGVNYPKGGVGQIAQKLAEGLIKAGGQIQYQAKVSKILIENKQAVGVQLTNGQVYRAKRIVSNATRWDTFEKLLNQQEIPSNEKRWQQRYQKSPSFLNLHMGVKAEVLPSGTECHHILLENWEKMTATEGTVFVSIPTLLDPELAPSGYHIIHSFTPSWIDDWLGLSASEYDANKEQAAWRIINRLEKIFPGLNAGLDYLEVGTPKTHRRFLGRDDGTYGPIPRQKLRGLLGMPFNRTSISGLYCVGDSTFPGQGLNAVAFSGFACAHRIAVDLGLNQ
- the upp gene encoding uracil phosphoribosyltransferase, with the translated sequence MTLQLRVYVPPHPLIKHWLAVARDAGTPSVLFRSAMTELGRWLTYEAAREWLPTQETTVQSPLDSCPATLIDPTVPVAVVPILRAGLGLLEGAQTVLPLASIYHLGLVRDEETLQPLCYLNKLPKKFQSQTRVLVTDPMLATGGSIMAAMAELTQRGVDPTQVRIISVVAAPPALQKLNDAYPGLIVYTATIDQMVNDRGFIVPGLGDAGDRIFGT
- a CDS encoding YggT family protein — its product is MNLLISTLYQFVQIYSILLIIRVLLSWFPNISWGSQPFAALSQITDPYLNLFRSIIPPLGGMDFSPLLAFLLLNVLSSLLMSLTRFSIVG
- a CDS encoding DUF1565 domain-containing protein, with amino-acid sequence MSVLRSSILLCTVSMGVAFMGLLDATRKAALAQIPPTEIRNGGQLGVQTMSQVNVLFVNPSIGDDKVGNGGENAPFKTITQALQVAGSNTVIMLSKGTYSAETGEKFPLVLKPNVSIQGDNRNKGRGIVITGGGNYLSRTFGGQNVTIVGANQAGLTGVTLTNTNPRGYGLWIEYSNPLIAENTFTGSTQDGIIVTGNSAPVIRNNFFYENGANGITISGSSRPQVRENVFQQTGFGINIAQNSQPVIVGNQVQYNRVGVVVQAKARPVLRNNLIQGSKEDGLVALALAVPNLGSNSEPGGNEFRNNTRYDINASAAKEIFPAFGNKINQTRIAGKVDFTGNVAIADAGTRGLGGEANYTEEQGSRGAGSLGNYPLSTIPVNRQPLPRSTEILAPNVQTAINGRQSPTTKYENPSSLPPTPYSLTPFKTGYRGQPLPRTIIHQPASFPSRTTQLPVNNSSETSPSNYTRISPNTIEFAAPQADYQVSNTVLAPAPVQRARSQATSMPGLDASPVGESALLPVPNTNIPIGNSRGRRKAPARNSSATVYNAAASSPAQEGQINLRYRVIVEIENGKDQELVKFLAPGAFRTLWRGRDVMQAGIFSTRYNADSMVKIFNNNGLRAAIEPIN
- a CDS encoding thiamine phosphate synthase: MKEVGCYDENTNGVVVMVKAHNQKEHIQQVVYRILDANLDRAREGLRIIEEWCRFGLNSAQLVGECKKERQELASWHTAELRAARNTPDDPGTALTHPQEEERTDIKSLLQANFCRVQEALRVIEEYSKLYNPNMGKAFKQMRYRIYTLESGLMGYQRQQLLLRSHLYLVTSPSEKLLETVEAALKGGLTLVQYRDKVADDTKRLEQAQKLRQLCNSYGAIFIINDRVDLALAVDADGVHLGQQDLPVAVARQLLGPHRLIGRSTTNLQEMQAAIADSADYIGVGPVYETPTKEGKPAAGLEYVSYAAKNCPIPWFAIGGIDTSNINDVINAGANRVAVVRSLIEAEQPTLVTQFFISQLTNRVRPENGKPYI
- the thiS gene encoding sulfur carrier protein ThiS is translated as MSDSITLQVNGENRNCLSQTALPDLLQQLGFNPRLVAVEYNGEILHRQFWSETRMKEGDRIEVVTIVGGG
- a CDS encoding glycosyltransferase family 4 protein, encoding MENISRISAPTSRAKAASYPDILVISRSFQPQEGGIEEYVYNRCLQDPERVIVLTASCTGDRLFDKSQRFPIYRWPISRLWCGSFLGRGVQTLFNMVWSFVLAIKLYFRYHYRYIEWGHGYHFLCLLLLSYLLPVRCFIYLHGQDVLGLSRHPILRPLFELTLNRVQGIVCSSSCTQDFLTTHFHFHTPTHAIKPAVRGEKFGVTTLDSVEDLRAHLRSGYKIPETAVVILSVGQLTKRKGFDRVIENLTLLLTCGIDVYYILCGRGSYESELKSLAHRLRVQRRVHFAGYVSDRELTSYYAACDIFAMLSLCDNNKLSSFGGGSMACLEAAYFGKPAIASRLGSVSDIVYHENNGILVDPNSGYEVFQGFKRLCQDRNLREAMGRKGKQLAGRKTLHRSLYIR